In Desulfovibrio sp. 86, the following proteins share a genomic window:
- a CDS encoding TOBE domain-containing protein, whose product MHSHITRQQLEALTLRWEHWEAEAATTAQKIARARLHLLFLLFRYGGLRLGEALTFEPRAAIDIITGMMRVPGPNARELLLPLSAMRHIRRILSLPQAGDPDFLRLDQAFVRKKFYAVGKTMGLPPAVLGPRAIRYSRGLELLDLHVPMSLVQKFLGQQDTVQLAAFLNFSDGQARKMLSAQARDRRASRQVQAVDDDATNLFWGIVTGIHTGMRKIHVEITTFSDVRLTASCTHEQAGLLEVHENQVLSARVDPERVALSAERIQTSLGNCARCVVESLHADAVETFVCLSLPDGTILRATVETPAVTKLHLAEGKKIFAYFPTSAVTLLAD is encoded by the coding sequence ATGCACAGTCATATAACCCGTCAGCAACTGGAAGCCCTTACCCTGCGCTGGGAGCACTGGGAGGCAGAAGCGGCCACGACAGCGCAAAAAATTGCGCGGGCGCGGCTGCACCTGCTGTTTTTGCTGTTCCGGTATGGCGGGCTGCGTCTTGGCGAGGCCCTGACTTTTGAGCCCCGCGCCGCCATAGACATTATCACGGGCATGATGCGCGTGCCCGGCCCCAACGCCCGCGAGCTGCTGCTGCCTTTGAGCGCCATGCGGCATATCCGCCGGATTCTCAGTCTGCCGCAGGCCGGCGATCCCGATTTTCTGCGTCTTGACCAGGCCTTTGTGCGCAAAAAATTCTATGCCGTCGGCAAGACAATGGGCCTGCCTCCGGCCGTGCTTGGGCCGCGCGCCATACGGTATTCCAGAGGGCTGGAGCTTCTTGATCTGCACGTGCCCATGTCGCTGGTGCAAAAGTTTCTTGGGCAGCAGGATACTGTTCAGTTGGCCGCCTTTCTGAATTTTTCCGATGGTCAGGCCCGAAAAATGCTCAGCGCGCAGGCCCGTGACCGCAGGGCCTCACGACAGGTGCAGGCCGTTGACGATGATGCCACAAACCTGTTCTGGGGCATTGTCACCGGCATCCACACGGGCATGAGAAAAATCCACGTGGAAATAACGACGTTCTCAGATGTGCGCCTGACGGCCTCCTGTACTCATGAGCAGGCAGGGCTGCTGGAAGTGCATGAAAACCAGGTACTCAGCGCCCGTGTTGATCCTGAGCGCGTGGCGCTTTCTGCCGAGCGCATCCAGACAAGCCTGGGCAACTGCGCGCGTTGCGTGGTGGAAAGCCTGCACGCCGACGCGGTGGAAACCTTCGTATGCCTGAGCCTGCCGGATGGCACGATTCTGCGCGCCACGGTGGAAACACCGGCGGTCACAAAACTGCACCTTGCCGAAGGCAAAAAAATCTTCGCGTACTTTCCCACCAGCGCCGTGACCCTGCTGGCGGACTAG
- a CDS encoding 4'-phosphopantetheinyl transferase superfamily protein gives MGKAGTDQNSQEQSSFFSPPGQTSAVLADFPGAAQLQGAWAQASAADLRWIWAAQAAKHGVIILYSPLPRLEGLALHHWCAHLEEVLVPWLSPAQLSHLQCFGSSDAALKARCSRLLARALLIRLVMAATHASIITRGAADAAKSPRQHADMYSHMAWLSLEGLDRDYLGRPVMPGWRAAFSHSGHAAFCAAFRLGHESKNPPCHQNADQLDAETLQDFRPCLAVDAESLLNPPPDPRAYSGRELTAPLAKESCVRDALRRWTIKEALLKSAGLGLSRDPALVNSGFFGQRRGRAQFCHEGSKGFALGPGSARQTIPCRHIGWQLVPCAEHWLCVAAPVSPDRPLLVTGRPLRAHWSGVLNSLG, from the coding sequence ATGGGTAAAGCAGGTACTGACCAAAATTCTCAGGAGCAGTCTTCCTTCTTCTCCCCGCCGGGGCAGACATCCGCAGTGCTGGCAGATTTTCCGGGCGCCGCGCAGCTTCAAGGCGCGTGGGCGCAGGCGTCCGCCGCCGACCTGCGCTGGATATGGGCGGCACAGGCCGCCAAGCACGGCGTTATCATTCTGTATTCTCCCCTGCCCCGCCTGGAAGGGCTGGCCCTGCACCATTGGTGCGCCCACCTGGAAGAGGTTCTGGTGCCCTGGCTCAGCCCGGCGCAGCTGAGCCACCTGCAATGCTTCGGCTCAAGCGATGCCGCCCTCAAGGCCCGTTGCAGCCGCCTGCTTGCACGGGCGCTGCTCATACGGCTGGTCATGGCCGCCACGCACGCCTCCATAATCACGCGCGGCGCAGCTGACGCCGCCAAAAGCCCGCGGCAACATGCCGACATGTATTCGCACATGGCCTGGCTGAGCCTTGAAGGGCTTGATAGGGACTACCTGGGAAGGCCCGTGATGCCAGGCTGGCGGGCCGCGTTCAGCCACAGCGGCCATGCGGCGTTCTGCGCCGCGTTCCGTCTAGGGCACGAGAGCAAAAATCCGCCCTGCCATCAAAACGCCGACCAGCTGGACGCTGAGACACTACAGGATTTTCGCCCCTGTCTGGCTGTTGACGCGGAATCCTTGCTCAATCCGCCGCCAGACCCCCGCGCCTATTCCGGCAGGGAACTGACCGCCCCCCTTGCCAAGGAGTCCTGCGTCCGTGATGCGTTGCGGCGCTGGACCATCAAGGAGGCCCTTCTCAAGTCCGCCGGGCTTGGGCTCTCCCGTGACCCCGCCCTGGTCAACAGCGGATTTTTCGGGCAAAGGCGCGGCCGCGCGCAATTCTGCCACGAAGGCAGCAAAGGTTTTGCCCTTGGCCCAGGCAGCGCCAGACAGACTATCCCATGCAGGCACATTGGCTGGCAGCTTGTTCCCTGTGCCGAACACTGGCTGTGCGTGGCAGCCCCCGTGTCGCCGGATCGCCCCCTTCTTGTGACAGGCCGCCCCCTGCGCGCGCACTGGAGCGGCGTCCTCAACAGCCTCGGTTAG
- a CDS encoding GNAT family N-acetyltransferase, with protein MTAIRFAAPADSRALLAIYAQYITTPITFECVLPSEREFAGRIASISSCYPYIVCEEGGNIVGYAYAHRHMERQAYQWNAELSVYLDMAATSKGLGKRLYGVLIRMLALQEVRNVYGCVTLPNARSEALHKSLGFRTVGVYTNAGHKNGKWHHVGWFEKTIAAYDSPPNPLVSINNLPQDALQEIMANTL; from the coding sequence ATGACGGCCATACGATTTGCCGCGCCAGCAGACAGCCGCGCGCTTTTAGCCATTTATGCCCAATACATAACAACGCCCATCACCTTTGAATGCGTTCTGCCTTCAGAGCGGGAGTTCGCGGGGCGCATCGCCAGCATTTCCAGCTGCTATCCCTACATTGTCTGTGAAGAGGGCGGCAATATTGTCGGCTACGCCTACGCCCACAGGCATATGGAACGCCAGGCCTATCAGTGGAACGCCGAACTTTCTGTGTATCTTGACATGGCGGCGACTTCCAAAGGGCTGGGCAAACGCCTGTACGGCGTCCTCATCCGAATGCTGGCCTTGCAGGAAGTCAGAAATGTCTACGGCTGCGTCACCCTGCCCAATGCCAGAAGCGAGGCCCTGCACAAATCATTGGGCTTCCGCACTGTGGGCGTATACACCAATGCCGGGCACAAAAACGGCAAGTGGCACCATGTGGGCTGGTTTGAAAAAACCATTGCCGCCTATGACTCTCCCCCAAACCCTCTTGTTTCCATCAACAATCTGCCGCAGGACGCTCTGCAAGAAATCATGGCGAACACTTTATAG
- a CDS encoding translation initiation factor IF-2 yields the protein MAWEWGAAGVVLLIVVVFCVRLMKRGLTTLEDERALCDERIRTMEEQIRQDQKNMASSEHLHIALAGLRDMLRLADYPSGFWLEVQDHARGTANEKALVLHTPDGDWRVSLIMRERQLRAVHKVAHGQSRWHLYGAGVHEEYADLPRLMCALHNHLRMAASSASTGLKTPGVLDLPVAAATGQANAANKLQAVPPEKPHLFRRFSGRPDPKAPARKKSPPPPPLKLGSR from the coding sequence ATGGCCTGGGAATGGGGCGCAGCTGGCGTCGTGCTGTTGATAGTCGTGGTATTTTGCGTGCGCCTCATGAAGCGCGGGCTCACCACGCTGGAGGACGAGCGCGCCCTGTGCGACGAACGTATCCGCACCATGGAAGAGCAGATACGCCAGGACCAGAAAAATATGGCCTCCAGCGAACATTTGCATATTGCCCTGGCTGGACTGCGCGACATGCTGCGTCTGGCCGATTATCCGTCGGGATTCTGGCTTGAGGTACAGGATCATGCTCGCGGCACGGCCAATGAAAAGGCTCTGGTGCTGCACACGCCTGACGGCGACTGGCGCGTAAGCCTGATCATGCGCGAGCGGCAGCTGCGGGCCGTGCACAAGGTGGCCCACGGGCAGAGCCGCTGGCACCTGTATGGAGCAGGCGTGCATGAAGAATATGCGGATTTGCCCCGGCTCATGTGCGCCTTGCACAACCATTTGCGAATGGCCGCAAGCTCCGCCAGCACGGGTCTGAAAACGCCCGGAGTTCTGGATCTGCCCGTGGCCGCCGCCACCGGACAGGCAAACGCCGCCAATAAACTGCAGGCCGTGCCGCCTGAAAAGCCGCATCTTTTTCGCAGGTTTTCCGGACGGCCAGACCCAAAAGCCCCAGCCCGCAAAAAAAGCCCCCCGCCGCCTCCGCTCAAGCTCGGCAGCCGCTGA
- a CDS encoding elongation factor G — translation MPTPLEMQRTFALVGTGGCGKTSLAEMLLLNAGAVTRLGAVEDGTTNLDYEPEEIRRRGSVQPACATYMWNKNRHFLLDIPGDGNFTGDMECLLKGVDSVVFVLDAVDGVRPLAKKFWNIVRQAGLPAIIVINKLDRDRADFQMTFDGLSSLGIKPVALQLPIRQGESFLGVADVLSGKARMFKADGDSAEAEIPAGLADDVSLLRDITVENIAESDEVLMEKYLEEGSLTLEDLHAGLRSGVVKGELTPVLTCSALENKGGQALLAAIEALLPSPLDRAPFEGQNGETRSPDPDAPVACFAFKTLADPFAGQLTLLRVLSGTINGDVNLKNMRTEDNERLGNMLYLTGKNQTPCKEPVGPGAIVAVAKLKNTRTGDTLCDEKSPFALPMPQLPPQLITYALAPKEKGEEDKVYAAMQRLLDEDITLKLGRDGENGDILLSGMGQLHIELSVEKAKRRFKVDIILKTPKVPYRETVRGKCQVQGRHKKQSGGRGQFGDCWIEMEGLPRGSGYQFEDAIVGGVVPRQYIPAIDKGVQEAAARGFLAGCQVVDFRAKVYDGSYHTVDSSEMAFKVAGSLAFKKAMETLKAVLLEPIVLLTVSVPDESMGDVIGDLSSRRGKVLGSDSQGGSTEIKAHVPMSEVLRYAPDLRSMTGGQGFFTMEFAHYEEAPQPVVEKVVAEYQAARAGE, via the coding sequence ATGCCTACCCCACTGGAAATGCAACGCACCTTTGCACTCGTCGGCACCGGCGGTTGCGGCAAAACATCTCTGGCCGAGATGCTGCTGCTCAACGCCGGAGCCGTCACCCGTCTGGGCGCCGTTGAAGACGGCACCACGAATCTTGATTACGAGCCCGAAGAGATCCGCCGCCGCGGGTCGGTGCAGCCCGCGTGCGCCACCTATATGTGGAATAAAAACCGTCATTTTCTGCTGGATATTCCCGGTGACGGCAATTTTACCGGTGATATGGAATGCCTGCTCAAGGGTGTGGACAGTGTGGTTTTTGTGCTGGACGCCGTGGACGGTGTGCGCCCCCTCGCCAAAAAATTTTGGAATATAGTGCGGCAGGCCGGTCTGCCAGCCATCATCGTGATCAACAAGCTTGACCGCGATCGCGCCGATTTTCAGATGACCTTCGACGGTCTCTCCTCCCTTGGCATCAAGCCGGTGGCCCTGCAACTGCCCATCCGCCAGGGCGAGAGTTTTCTTGGCGTGGCAGACGTGCTTTCGGGCAAGGCCCGCATGTTTAAAGCTGACGGCGACTCTGCCGAAGCGGAAATCCCCGCTGGCCTGGCCGACGACGTCAGCCTTTTGCGCGACATTACCGTGGAAAACATCGCCGAAAGCGATGAAGTACTCATGGAAAAGTACCTTGAAGAAGGCAGCCTGACGCTGGAAGACCTGCACGCGGGCTTGCGCTCCGGCGTGGTAAAGGGCGAACTGACCCCGGTACTGACCTGCTCCGCCCTCGAAAACAAGGGCGGTCAGGCCCTGCTGGCCGCTATTGAGGCCCTCTTGCCCTCGCCCCTGGATCGCGCCCCCTTTGAGGGCCAAAACGGCGAAACGCGTTCCCCCGACCCGGACGCTCCGGTGGCCTGCTTCGCGTTCAAGACCCTGGCTGATCCCTTTGCCGGTCAGCTGACCCTGCTGCGGGTTCTTTCGGGCACCATCAACGGCGATGTGAACCTCAAAAACATGCGCACCGAGGATAATGAACGCCTGGGCAACATGCTATACCTGACCGGGAAAAACCAGACGCCCTGCAAGGAACCCGTGGGCCCCGGCGCCATTGTGGCCGTGGCCAAGCTCAAAAACACCCGCACCGGCGACACCCTGTGCGATGAAAAATCTCCCTTTGCGCTGCCCATGCCGCAGTTGCCGCCCCAACTCATCACCTATGCCCTGGCTCCCAAGGAAAAAGGCGAGGAAGACAAGGTGTACGCGGCCATGCAGCGCCTGCTGGACGAAGACATTACCCTGAAGCTCGGCCGTGATGGAGAAAACGGCGACATTCTGCTTTCGGGCATGGGGCAGCTGCACATCGAACTTTCGGTCGAAAAGGCCAAACGCCGCTTCAAGGTGGATATCATCCTCAAGACCCCCAAGGTTCCGTACCGTGAAACCGTGCGCGGCAAATGCCAGGTGCAGGGCCGCCATAAAAAGCAGTCTGGCGGACGTGGCCAGTTTGGCGACTGCTGGATTGAGATGGAAGGGCTGCCGCGCGGCTCCGGGTATCAGTTTGAAGACGCCATTGTGGGCGGCGTTGTGCCCCGCCAGTATATTCCCGCCATTGACAAGGGCGTGCAGGAAGCGGCGGCGCGCGGCTTTTTGGCCGGTTGTCAGGTGGTGGACTTCCGCGCCAAGGTTTATGACGGCAGCTACCACACCGTGGACTCCTCCGAAATGGCGTTCAAGGTGGCGGGTTCCCTGGCCTTTAAAAAAGCCATGGAGACCCTCAAGGCCGTGCTGCTGGAACCCATTGTGCTGCTGACGGTGTCCGTGCCGGATGAAAGCATGGGAGATGTCATTGGCGACCTGTCATCGCGCAGGGGCAAGGTGCTCGGCTCTGATTCACAGGGCGGCAGCACCGAAATAAAAGCCCATGTGCCCATGAGTGAAGTGCTGCGCTACGCGCCCGATTTGCGTTCAATGACGGGGGGCCAGGGCTTTTTCACCATGGAATTTGCCCACTATGAAGAAGCGCCGCAACCTGTGGTGGAAAAAGTGGTCGCTGAATATCAGGCAGCCAGGGCAGGCGAATAG
- a CDS encoding helix-turn-helix domain-containing protein codes for MQILPGLNTAIAKTVRIIRVRSGLSQEQFADFAGLSRVYIAQLETGERGASLNALILIARSVRMTGAELVALIEEEIQKLPH; via the coding sequence ATGCAAATTTTACCGGGGCTGAACACAGCCATTGCCAAAACTGTGCGCATTATCCGCGTCCGCAGCGGCCTGTCACAAGAGCAGTTTGCCGACTTTGCCGGACTGTCGCGGGTCTATATTGCGCAGCTTGAAACCGGGGAGCGTGGCGCATCGCTCAACGCCCTCATTCTTATTGCGCGTTCCGTGCGCATGACTGGCGCGGAACTTGTTGCCCTGATTGAAGAAGAAATACAAAAACTGCCTCATTAG
- a CDS encoding ABC transporter permease — MDYLVNGFSSALALLAHMDAATLSAIYATLLSTCYAMTAALLLGLPMGFALGYCSFPGRRALRLVSDTLLAFPTVLIGLLVYAFITARGPLGQYGLLFTLPGMAVGQAVLALPIVVSWTAQAVESLDPRCRETLLTLGANARQVTALSLWECRYSIGMVCITAFGRVITEVGVAMMLGGNIRYATRTMTTAIALETSKGDFAQGIALGLILLLMAFVINLVLAFFRHRERA, encoded by the coding sequence ATGGACTATCTGGTCAATGGTTTTTCCAGCGCGCTGGCTCTTCTTGCGCATATGGACGCGGCCACCCTGTCCGCCATCTACGCGACGCTGCTGTCCACATGCTATGCCATGACGGCGGCTCTGCTGCTGGGGCTGCCCATGGGCTTCGCCCTCGGCTACTGCTCCTTTCCCGGCAGGCGGGCCCTGCGCCTTGTTTCAGACACGCTTCTGGCTTTTCCCACAGTGCTCATCGGTCTGCTGGTCTATGCCTTCATAACGGCGCGCGGCCCACTGGGGCAGTATGGGCTGCTGTTCACGCTGCCGGGCATGGCCGTGGGGCAGGCGGTGCTCGCCCTGCCCATTGTGGTGTCCTGGACGGCGCAGGCAGTGGAAAGTCTTGATCCGCGCTGCCGCGAAACCCTGTTGACGCTGGGGGCCAATGCCCGGCAGGTCACGGCGCTTTCGTTGTGGGAGTGCCGGTATTCCATAGGCATGGTCTGCATAACCGCCTTCGGGCGCGTCATCACCGAGGTGGGCGTCGCCATGATGCTTGGGGGCAACATCCGGTATGCCACCCGCACCATGACTACGGCCATAGCGCTTGAGACCAGCAAGGGCGATTTTGCCCAGGGCATAGCGCTCGGCCTCATCTTGCTGCTCATGGCCTTTGTCATCAATCTTGTGTTGGCCTTTTTTCGCCACAGGGAACGGGCATGA
- a CDS encoding ABC transporter permease: MPTDAACPPPNTEQQNPAGHCGPVFTFRRMAGLDQALLSTDAEWQDLRQLDPKLWMAMSCPTYGLEFDAQTLTLLDADSDGRIRAREILDAVDWLCQRVSHPSRLRERRTKLPLDILRQDTPEGVSMLAAARLVLDKTGAEDKTSVDRSQAAAALSAAAGYAFNGDGVVPSSSVDARDATGDAVRHFIVTGLTVVGGMRDDSGMPGLDAALAGHFREALHAVREWRQKTRDADLPLGRDTAEAWSLMQRLGPKLDDYFARCRMAAFAPQTLSALNEENELASPENTATELFSLDHLSRRPLARIAAGQPLDLQTGVNPAWEKDVRAFRRLFGSLLPPPKNGHTGADAALALDEDAWHAIQSRFAPYAVLLAQKPKFSRAPEDADPFSAHDQPPLALAPDNDSLGRKFLPLGPEEAVDRLSDEELDALLSPATEEAFAAYVDRDLAAPRMDALRDLEKLVLLHANLYTLLMNFVSFADFYEPGNRAIFLAGTLYIDSRSCSLCVHVDDVNAHVRLATQSHLCLLYCLCVRKDASGKEHTATIAAALTAGKADDLIEGRHGVFVDNAGQAWDSTLLRVVRNPISLREAMWAPYIRFANLVGGQLQKLVAAKDAVISNASSKLASSTTAGQAEAAAKAAPPKQPFDIAKSAGIFAAVSVGISMVSASFTYIARSIFSLGWWWPMALLVIFAVISGPSVVMAWFKLRRRSLGPLLDASGWAVNTGAPINFTMGGALTAVGQIPPGAQRSLDDPYGLPARLGRSRVRHAFMTVLALLLLAAASLGAYWAWHGEAPSGLRFWQHEAPAASATDGKNAGSHGQTVPGQPVSDKSGQPASGKSDQSGKADATPQRNEGGKAATSGPDSLDPAASEAQPQAKGK, translated from the coding sequence ATGCCCACGGACGCTGCCTGCCCTCCCCCCAATACAGAACAACAGAATCCTGCGGGCCATTGCGGCCCTGTCTTCACGTTTCGCCGTATGGCCGGGCTTGATCAGGCCCTGCTGTCCACCGATGCGGAGTGGCAAGACCTGCGGCAACTCGATCCCAAGCTCTGGATGGCCATGAGCTGCCCCACCTATGGACTTGAGTTTGACGCGCAGACCCTGACCCTTCTGGACGCGGACAGCGACGGGCGCATCCGCGCCAGGGAAATTCTGGATGCCGTGGACTGGCTGTGCCAGCGCGTCAGCCATCCATCACGCCTCAGGGAGCGCCGCACAAAACTCCCCCTGGATATCTTGCGGCAGGACACCCCCGAAGGCGTCAGCATGCTGGCTGCCGCCCGCCTGGTGCTGGACAAGACCGGGGCCGAGGACAAAACCAGTGTTGACCGCAGCCAGGCGGCCGCAGCCCTGAGCGCCGCCGCTGGCTACGCCTTCAACGGGGACGGCGTTGTTCCCTCCTCTTCGGTGGACGCTCGGGATGCGACGGGAGACGCCGTCAGGCACTTTATCGTCACCGGCCTCACGGTTGTGGGCGGCATGCGCGACGATTCCGGCATGCCCGGCCTTGACGCCGCCCTTGCCGGACACTTTCGCGAAGCCCTGCACGCCGTGCGTGAATGGCGGCAAAAGACGCGTGACGCAGACCTGCCCCTGGGCCGCGACACGGCCGAAGCCTGGAGCCTCATGCAAAGGCTCGGCCCCAAACTGGACGACTACTTCGCCCGCTGCCGCATGGCCGCCTTCGCGCCCCAGACCTTGTCCGCGCTTAATGAAGAAAACGAACTGGCCTCGCCGGAAAACACGGCCACAGAACTTTTTTCACTGGACCATCTGAGCCGACGCCCCCTGGCCAGAATAGCCGCCGGGCAGCCGCTTGACCTGCAAACGGGCGTCAATCCCGCATGGGAAAAAGACGTACGCGCCTTCCGCCGCCTGTTCGGATCCCTGCTGCCCCCGCCCAAAAACGGGCACACCGGCGCAGACGCCGCCCTTGCCCTTGATGAAGATGCCTGGCACGCCATCCAGAGCCGTTTTGCGCCCTATGCCGTGCTGCTGGCGCAAAAGCCGAAGTTTTCCCGCGCTCCGGAAGACGCCGACCCCTTCAGCGCTCACGACCAGCCCCCTCTGGCGCTTGCCCCCGACAACGACTCCCTTGGCAGAAAATTTCTGCCCCTGGGTCCTGAAGAAGCTGTGGACAGGCTTTCGGACGAAGAACTGGACGCGCTGCTTTCTCCCGCCACGGAAGAGGCTTTTGCCGCGTATGTGGATCGCGACCTGGCCGCCCCCCGCATGGACGCTTTGCGTGACCTTGAAAAGCTTGTTCTGCTGCACGCCAATCTCTACACCCTGCTCATGAACTTTGTTTCCTTTGCGGATTTTTACGAACCCGGCAACAGGGCCATATTCCTGGCTGGCACTTTGTATATCGACAGCCGCTCCTGCTCGCTGTGCGTGCATGTGGACGATGTGAACGCCCATGTGCGCCTGGCCACCCAAAGCCATCTGTGCCTGCTCTACTGCCTTTGCGTCCGTAAAGACGCCAGCGGCAAGGAGCATACGGCCACCATCGCCGCCGCCCTTACCGCAGGCAAGGCCGATGACCTTATTGAAGGCCGCCACGGCGTTTTTGTGGACAATGCCGGTCAGGCATGGGACAGTACGCTGCTGCGTGTAGTACGCAATCCCATCAGCCTGCGCGAAGCCATGTGGGCTCCCTACATCCGCTTTGCCAATCTTGTGGGCGGGCAGTTGCAAAAACTGGTAGCCGCCAAGGATGCGGTCATTTCCAATGCCTCATCCAAGCTGGCCAGTTCCACAACTGCCGGACAGGCAGAGGCAGCGGCCAAGGCCGCGCCGCCAAAACAGCCTTTTGACATTGCGAAAAGCGCAGGCATTTTTGCCGCCGTCAGCGTGGGCATAAGCATGGTCAGCGCCTCGTTCACCTACATCGCCAGATCCATTTTTTCTCTGGGCTGGTGGTGGCCCATGGCGCTGCTGGTCATTTTCGCCGTGATCTCCGGCCCATCCGTGGTCATGGCATGGTTCAAGCTGCGCCGCCGCAGCCTCGGCCCCTTGCTGGACGCTTCCGGCTGGGCCGTCAACACGGGCGCGCCCATAAACTTTACCATGGGCGGCGCGCTCACGGCCGTGGGCCAGATACCCCCCGGCGCGCAGCGCTCGCTTGACGACCCTTACGGCTTGCCCGCCCGCCTCGGGCGCTCGCGCGTGCGCCACGCCTTCATGACCGTTCTGGCCCTGCTCCTTCTCGCTGCCGCGAGCCTTGGAGCCTACTGGGCATGGCACGGTGAAGCGCCTTCAGGGCTCAGGTTCTGGCAACATGAAGCGCCCGCAGCCAGCGCGACTGACGGAAAAAACGCAGGTTCGCACGGCCAAACTGTTCCCGGCCAGCCCGTTTCGGACAAATCTGGCCAGCCCGCTTCGGGCAAATCTGACCAGTCAGGCAAAGCGGACGCTACGCCGCAGCGCAACGAGGGCGGCAAGGCCGCGACATCCGGCCCAGACTCATTGGACCCGGCCGCCTCAGAGGCCCAACCGCAAGCAAAAGGCAAGTAG
- a CDS encoding substrate-binding domain-containing protein: MFCASRFALAACLLGSLALAPAAQAADTLMMATTTSTQDSGLLEYLEPMFKKETGIELKWVAVGTGKALEIAKNCDADVLLVHAPASEMEFVKAGHGIDRRQVMYNDFVIVGPASDPAKVKGKSTAEALGGIFSAKAGFVSRGDQSGTHKAEEKLWKQAQITPDKDPKYFSAGQGMIATLNMAAEKQAYSLTDRGTWITFADKMGDKNPLVIIVEGDKALFNQYSVIAVNPAQCPKVKKELAQKFEDWWVAPATQQKIADYKLKGKQLFFPNAGK; the protein is encoded by the coding sequence ATGTTCTGCGCGTCCCGTTTCGCTCTGGCCGCCTGCCTGCTGGGCTCGCTGGCATTGGCCCCAGCCGCCCAGGCTGCGGATACGCTCATGATGGCAACCACCACCAGCACTCAGGACTCCGGCCTGCTGGAATATCTTGAGCCCATGTTCAAAAAGGAAACGGGCATTGAACTCAAATGGGTGGCCGTTGGAACGGGCAAGGCGCTTGAGATCGCCAAAAACTGCGACGCTGACGTGCTGCTGGTGCATGCCCCGGCGAGCGAGATGGAATTTGTCAAAGCCGGTCACGGCATTGACCGTCGTCAGGTCATGTACAATGACTTTGTCATTGTGGGCCCCGCCTCTGACCCGGCCAAGGTAAAGGGAAAGAGCACTGCCGAGGCGCTTGGCGGCATTTTTTCCGCCAAGGCGGGTTTTGTGAGCCGTGGCGACCAGTCCGGCACCCACAAGGCCGAAGAAAAACTTTGGAAGCAGGCCCAGATCACGCCCGACAAGGATCCCAAATATTTTTCCGCTGGTCAGGGCATGATCGCCACGCTGAACATGGCCGCTGAAAAGCAGGCCTACTCCCTGACCGACCGTGGAACCTGGATTACCTTTGCCGACAAGATGGGCGACAAGAACCCTCTGGTCATCATTGTTGAGGGGGACAAGGCGCTTTTCAACCAGTACAGCGTCATTGCGGTCAATCCCGCCCAGTGCCCCAAGGTCAAAAAGGAGCTGGCGCAGAAGTTCGAGGACTGGTGGGTGGCCCCTGCCACGCAGCAGAAAATTGCGGACTACAAGCTCAAGGGCAAACAGCTCTTCTTCCCCAACGCCGGTAAATAA